The stretch of DNA CGATTTGTTGTACGCCAGAACATTATCGATTTCCTTGAAGCTGATTCCATGTACACCGTATTGCTGTCCACGAATTCGATATTTCGAGCAGGGACGATACGGGAGAACGGAGTCCTCCAGTACCCCCCATTTGGCCGCGCTGTTGGCCGCATCGTGTCCGGAAAAATCGGCACCTTCACCCAGGACGCTCCGGCATCGCTTGTTGTATAAAGGCGATGAACACTTGAATTACTCCCAGGCGGTCTTGTCGAAAACAGCAACCATCCGTTCCTCTGATCCACGAATTCCAGATCATCGATGGTGGAATCGGCGGTGAAGTGGTGTTCGGTCCATTGTACTCCGCCGTCCGTTGTGCGGAGAATTGTGCCGCGATAATTCACCACCCAACCATGCAGTGAGTCGAGGAACTGCACCTTCACACGTGTGGTGTCGCGGTACGGCAAGGGAATTTCACGGTATTGGGAGAGCAGTGCCGGAGTACAAACACAAAGCACCATAAAGCCCAACACGGCGGCGCGGAGCATCACATCGCACCCCTGAAATTTTCGAGTACTGCTCATCCAACACCTCAACCCGTTAAAACGCGGAACAGCATGGGGCAACCTAGTGAGTACGGTGTAGGGAAGCAAGAAGCCGCTCTCCCGCTGTCGCACGATAGAGTGTTGCACGGAGAAAACAGCACACCGGAGGAACGGAGGAAACGGAGGTATTTTTCTTGCGGCCTTCGGCCGCTCTCCCGCTGTCCCGCTGTCGCACGATAGAATGTTGCACGAAGAAAACAGCACACCGGAGGAACGGAGGAAACGGAGGTTTTTTCTTGCGGCCTTCGGCCGCTCTCCCGCTGTCCCGCTGTCCCGTCGCGCTTCGACTACGCTCAGCGTGACACAGGGTCGTGGTCCCGCTGTCCCGCTGTCCCGCTGTCCCGCTCTCCCGCTGTCCCGTCGCGCTTCGACTACGCTCAGCGTGACACAGGGTCGTGGTCCCGCTGTCCCGCTCTCCCGCTGTCCCGTCGCGCTTCGACTACGCTCAGCGAGACACAGGGTCGTGGTCCCGCTGTCCCGCTGTCCCGCTGTCGCATGATAGAGTGTTGCGCGAAGAAAACGGCACACAGGAGGAACGGAGGAAACGGAGGTTTTTTCTTGCGGCCTTCGGCCGCTCTCCCGCTGTCCCGCTGTCCCGCTCTCCCGCTGTCCGTTATTGTGTCACTACGACTGCACGGCTTGTGGCAACAGCGCCTGAGAGGAGGCGCACGTGATAGAGGCCGGGCGCGAGGGGGGGAAGTGTGCGGAGATCGAACACGGCCGCGTGGCGGCCGGGCTGGCGAATTGCCTCGGGCAGGGAGACGATGCGCCGGCCGAGCATGTCGTTCAATGACAGAGAGACGGAGCGGTCGGGTCCGGCTCCGAGCGCGAAAGGGATGGTGAGCGCCGCGTGGCGCGTGGAGACGACGGGATTCGGATACGGTGCTCCGATTTCCATGACCGCTGGCGCGGGCATTTCGAGGCCCGTGCTGCCGCCGGTGCCGCTGTGCCGGATTTCGCCGCCCGGACCGTACGCCCACCCCTTCTGGCGCGTCAACCAGTACCAGCCGTTCCAGTACACGCCTTCTTTCATCGGTGAGACCGACCAGGACGTCCCGCCGTCGCTTGTGCTGTACACGCCCGTGCGGCCTGTGGTGACCGGTTTTGTGGCGTATCCGTTCAATGCGTCAAAGAAAAACAGGCGCTCGAAGCCGCGTTCACTGCCGCGTGTGTTCCAGGTGCGCCCGCTGTTCGTGGTGAAGGTCGCGCTGCCCGACGATGTTCCCGATGCCAGTGCCACGCCGTCGGTCGGCGAGAAGAACTGCACATTGCGGAGGTAGGAATTCGATGGACTCCGGTGATACGTCCAATTCTCTCCCATGTCGGTGCTGATGGCGACACCACCGCTGCCCGTGAACAGTATCGTGGCCGGATAAAAGAAGTACAGCAATTCTCCGGCAGCGAATTGGAACTGGAATTCGTCGGAAACATAGATCGAGTCCCACTGCGCGCCGGCATCCCTGCTCAGGTAGAGGTTGCCCGCGGAACTTCCCACGAGAATGGTATCGCGCGACAGCGCAAGAATCCCCTCGGGCAGTTCGCCCCCAAGCAGTGTGTACTTCAACGGCAGCTCGCCGATTTTCTCCCAGGCGTGTCCGTTGTTGCTCGTGTGGAAGAGGGCGCTGCTGTATTGCGCATCGAGGCCGAAGGCGTATCCCGCCTGTCCGCCATACATCGAGAGCCCGCGGATACTGTATCGCGTCGACGGCTGTGCCTCGTCCCAGCGCCTGCCGCCGTTCGAGGTGACGAGCACGCTGTTCGTGTAGGTGAGGGCGATGCCGTTCTGTTCATTGGTGAAGTGTATCCCGGTGATGTCGGCCAGGAATCCCGCTCCCATCACGATGGCCCAGGACTGCCCTCCATCGCTGGTGCGCAGTATGCGACCGCCCTCACCAGCGATGTACCCGACCTGCGCGTTCACAAAACTTCCGGCAATCGGATATGCGTTCGGGAAAGCCGCGCCTGTAAGACTGATGTTCCAGGTCTCGCCGCCGTCGGTGGATTTGTTGACGATGTATTCACCCTCGCTCAGCACATACACGGCATCGCCGAGAGCGGGTCCGGCAAACACGCGCAGGTGGTAATCGAAACCGTACACATCCATTTCCTTCCACGTGGCGCCGCCGTCATGCGTGCGCACCACTTGGCCGTCGCGGAGCTGATAGCCGTAGGAGCTGTCGATGAAGACGAGGCGCTGCATGCCGCGCGCGGCGTACGACGAATCGACGGCCCAGTCGAGCCCGGCGTTGTCGGTGCGGTACACGCTGCGATTTCCGACCGCGAACCAGCGGCCGGGCGATTGCACGGCGATGCTGCGCAACTGGTCATTCATCGTCACCGGCACCTGTATCGGCGACCAGGAAATGCCACGGTCGCGGGTGACGAGCAGGAGTGTGGGTCCGGTTTTTGCGAGGGCGCTCGAATCGTCGATGCGCGCGAGGTCGGCCAGGCCGTTGGCACCGGCCACGGCGGGTTTTCGTTCGGTCCACAGCCACCCCCCGTCGGTGGATGTGAGCAGCAGACCGTCCTCGCCCGCGGCGATGAGGTCGCCGCTGGGAAAGGCGAGTACACGCTGCAGATCGTGATACACGATGTGCTGTGAGTACCATGTGCGTCCCGTGTCGTAGGTGAGCTGCACGAAACCGCGGTCGCACACCGCCACTGCGGTCCCCGTCCCCGTCGCAATAATGTCGTTGACGAGATATCCACGCGGTACGGGATTCTGCCATTCCCATTCCTGCGCCCGCGTTTCCAGTACGATGGAGATCGCGGCAAAGAGTGTGAACACAGCCGCCCGCCGCACAAGCAGTATCAGAGTTTCGCTCATGGCCTTTCCTTTCGGGATCACAGGTGAAGAATACGCCACACAGCGCGAATCCGCAACGTCAAAGCACGGCACCTGCCGCGTGTGCGTGCGCGTCGTGCCGTATCATGCCTCCCTTTTTGGCCGCGAGAAACACACTGGCGGCGGCGAGCATGATGATGAAGACGTAGATGACGGCGTTGAGACCGTTGAATTTCTTTTTCAGATGCAGGAAGAGCCGCCATACGGCCGCGGCGGAGAACACCCACACGGCGATGTTCGCGTAGGTCTCGTGCTGCTCGAGGATGTGTTGTTGTGCGGCATCAAGCGGACCCGCGGCCGCAAGATTCCCGGTCAACACCGCGGCGAGCAGGCACGGTAGCGCGAGCAGCGTGAGAATGAACGTGGTCTGCATGAGGCGTGTGCTGCGCAGAAGAAAATCCGCGGCGTCGAGCAGCGCCGCGGTGATGCTCAGCGCCACGGCGAAATGCACGATGAAGGGATGCCAGGAGGCGAGTGTATCGGTCATACAATCACGGGGACAGTGAAAACGCGTTGATGATGTGGTGGCAGACGGGCGCGCCACGTTCAAATGTAACCGCAACAACATCAAAACGACAGGGTGTGTCGGGCCAGCCGTTGTCGCAGAGCCAGCCGGTCGCGATGCGGCCGAGTTGGCGTTGTTTGTTGGGTGTCACGGCGCTTTCGGGCCTCCCGAAGGCATCGTTGCGCCGCGTCTTCACTTCGATAAACACGGTGGTGTTGCCGTCGCGCGCGACGATGTCGATCTCGCCGTGTCCGAAACGGTAGTTGCGCTCGAGAATGGCGAAACCCTGCGCGCGCAACAGCGCCTCGGCCGCCTGCTCGCCGAGTCGGGCGAGATCATTCTTGTCTTCCATCGAACAGTTCTCCCTGATGTTCCAGAAATTGTTTCACGATAAAACTGCGGCGGTGTACCGGCGTGTACCCCATGGTCCGGATCGCCTCCAAATGTTTCCGTGTTGCGTACCCCTTGTGCTGTGCGAAGCCGTATCCCGGATACGCGTCTTCGAGCGCGCGCAGAATGGCGTCGCGGTGTGTCTTTGCAATGATGGATGCGGCGCCGATCGAAAGGCAGAGCGCGTCCCCGCGCACAACGGTGCGGAAGGGCAGCGTGGCATGGCGGTAGCGGTTGCCGTCCACGAGAAGAAAGTCGGGAGCGGGATCGAGCGCCGCGACGGCGCGGTCCATCGCCCGCAGTGTGGCCTGGAGAATATTGACGGCGTCGATTTCCTCCGGACCGGCCTCGCCGATGCCGATCGCCACTGCATGTGTTCGAATGATGTCCGCCAACTCCTCCCTGCGTTGTTCATGCAGTGTTTTGGAATCCGCGATTCCCGCTATCGCCGCATCCGCGGGCAGAATCACGGCCGCCGCCACGACGGGTCCGGCCAGCGGACCGCGCCCCGCCTCGTCCACTCCCGCAAGCAGCGTTATCCCTTCTTGAAAGAGCGAAAGTTCGAGCGACGAGTATCGCCGAGCCGTCTGTGTCGCCGAGGCCGCCGCACGCGTCGCATCACCCTCCGTGCCGCGCGGCTCCGTCCTTTGTACGCGCGGTTTCACAGAATTGTTCCCGCGAGTATGGCAAGGATGCCGCCGGGCATCGCGACTTTCATGAGACGGCTGAGCCGTCCCGCCGTTGCGGCGTCGTCGGCGCGGAGGGCCGTTATTGCGATATAGAGCAGGAGAATATCAACTGTGGCGATGACGACGGCGAGATAGTGCCACGAATAGAGGCCGAACACGGCGGGCAGGGGGCTGGCCGCAAGCACGAGCAGACAGCACATGGCCGCCAAGCGCATGGCCGCGCGCGCGCCGTGTGTGATGGGAAACGTGCGTATGCCTCCGGCGGTATCACCCTCCACATCCTCCACGTCCTTGAACAGTTCGCGCGGAAAGGTAAACGCGGCGGCGAGCAGTCCGGGCACAATACCCGCGGACACGTTGCCCGCGGCCGCGGCGCCGAAGGGAAACGCCAGTCCCGTGACAATGGACACGGCCGCGTTTCCCAGCAGCGGGACACGCTTGAGTCGCAGGTTGTAGCCGAGGATCAACGCGGTGCCCGCGATAGCAAGAAGGAAGGCGAGTAGACCGGAAGCAGCGGCGCTGGCGAGTCCGGCAACACTGCAGCCAACCGCCGTCAACACCGCGCCCCGACGCGTC from Ignavibacteriota bacterium encodes:
- a CDS encoding YraN family protein, translated to MEDKNDLARLGEQAAEALLRAQGFAILERNYRFGHGEIDIVARDGNTTVFIEVKTRRNDAFGRPESAVTPNKQRQLGRIATGWLCDNGWPDTPCRFDVVAVTFERGAPVCHHIINAFSLSP
- a CDS encoding ribonuclease HII, with product MKPRVQRTEPRGTEGDATRAAASATQTARRYSSLELSLFQEGITLLAGVDEAGRGPLAGPVVAAAVILPADAAIAGIADSKTLHEQRREELADIIRTHAVAIGIGEAGPEEIDAVNILQATLRAMDRAVAALDPAPDFLLVDGNRYRHATLPFRTVVRGDALCLSIGAASIIAKTHRDAILRALEDAYPGYGFAQHKGYATRKHLEAIRTMGYTPVHRRSFIVKQFLEHQGELFDGRQE
- a CDS encoding geranylgeranylglycerol-phosphate geranylgeranyltransferase; its protein translation is MPHPAAYLHLTRPINAAIGALGCAAACVIAGGDGRNVMVLLPACAAVALITAGGNATNDVLDESIDRINRPSRALAAGTVTRRGAVLTAVGCSVAGLASAAASGLLAFLLAIAGTALILGYNLRLKRVPLLGNAAVSIVTGLAFPFGAAAAGNVSAGIVPGLLAAAFTFPRELFKDVEDVEGDTAGGIRTFPITHGARAAMRLAAMCCLLVLAASPLPAVFGLYSWHYLAVVIATVDILLLYIAITALRADDAATAGRLSRLMKVAMPGGILAILAGTIL